Proteins encoded in a region of the Pseudomonas syringae KCTC 12500 genome:
- a CDS encoding BON domain-containing protein, whose amino-acid sequence MKKFAIAAATATALTLTMANAAFAQTSAQAPMVLAANTTTQEVKEDVSDSWITGKVKADLVTEKGIPGTDIKVETNKGVVSLSSMVKVTEAQKTTAVAIAKKIKGVKDVSAAGLKAE is encoded by the coding sequence ATGAAGAAGTTTGCTATTGCCGCTGCTACCGCTACTGCCCTGACTCTGACCATGGCCAATGCTGCTTTCGCACAGACCTCGGCCCAAGCGCCAATGGTTCTGGCAGCTAACACCACTACTCAAGAAGTCAAAGAAGACGTGTCGGATTCTTGGATCACCGGCAAAGTCAAAGCTGATCTGGTAACCGAGAAAGGCATCCCTGGCACCGACATCAAGGTTGAGACCAACAAAGGCGTGGTTTCCCTGTCCTCCATGGTAAAAGTGACTGAAGCTCAGAAAACTACTGCCGTCGCTATCGCCAAGAAAATCAAAGGCGTTAAAGACGTATCGGCTGCTGGCCTGAAAGCCGAGTAA